A window of Misgurnus anguillicaudatus chromosome 3, ASM2758022v2, whole genome shotgun sequence genomic DNA:
ccatttacagtggatttaataatttcctcaacaaaaatgtagcctaatcttggtgagtaaaggttttttaatgtataactaaatattacttagtcttaaatacataatttagacagaggatatagactaatgttggcatTAATGTAAAGAAAGTGCCGAAGCAAATACCACAGAACCTTTATCTTAATTTCGTTATTCCCAAATAACCATCTTATacagaatgtattatcttaatttaattcgttaagaaataattgtttttattggcaTGTTGGCCTATAATGTTGCATATGCCTATTTAGAACGAGATGTTACGATGTTACAGAttacttttttttctttgtttcaacttccaagtgaCGTGTAGCCCAGTTagtcattaataaataatgttaaaacctgtgtaaattactcattcttgataaaagctgtttgtgtgcgcaaatttaaataatgtatggctgtaaacgggttcgggcttttaaaaagctgtcaatctaaatgtactttcgggttcgggctgcatTCTGTCGGGCTCCGGTCGTTTCAggcccgattacagctctaTTTTAGATAGCAAAAATCTAAGAAATGCCATAATTTATCAGGAACTGGCGAAGGAAATGTCAAGACGTGGGACGTCCTCCGGAGTAAATGAGGCGCTCAAACAGCGATACGTGTTTCAAAAAAGAGAGTTATCTCGCAACGGTGCCGGagggaaaataaaagcaaatttgACCTTGATGAGATGGATCCTCGGTCAAAGAACCCTCGTAGCTTCATTGGCTTCCAATATTAACAACTCTAAAGATATTTTTTCGTTCTCATTTACGTTAAGAATTGATCCGGACTATCATTTCACGTTAATGCCTCCGTTGTCGTTGGGCATTTACATGCATCTGCATCATCATAGCAATTAACGtcattttcttattattatagcTTGATATGTCGCTATCAGCTCAGCTGGCACATAAGCACTTATAACTTGTGAAATGCCGCAAATTTGTCTAGCAAAACTTTGTTCGCAAATGTTTGCTTGAATATTGTGCGATTCAGTGCgaaaatgaatggaaacaccTTCTAATGTCTCAAATCAATTCGATATACCAATTTGATCGCAAACCAGCatgtgacgtcattacgcaCAGGTTTTTATTCGCTTTAAAGCCGTTGGATGGAAACACACTTTCACCAGCTTTATTCGCATAAGTTTTTTAACCGAACTTCAGATAATTCGATTGACAAGTGGATGGAAACTTAGCTAGTGACATACTGCGTTTCCGTGTGGACAGCCGGCCGAACCGCGTAAAAAAGTCACAGTTATAAAATTACCTGTTTGAaatctaaaattgcattttatatCATAGATGAGACATTAGAGTTTGTTGGCTGTTTAATTTGAAGTCACCATCATTACGTCACCAACTCATTTACATTACGAAGGACACATGTATGCctatttgtgtctttgcattgacttaaaggGGTCGTGTCATGAAAGTGttggcattgccactttgtaggtttgagcaaaaatgtgtcgtttttggtgtgtcttttaaaatgcaaatgagctgatgaagtgcaaacactgatcacaatgatggtggtttgatgcaattcaaactcaattgtgctgtgaactattttttctctctttctttctctctgcactgaatggcagtgctgtggttggatagtgtacattaagggggtggtattattctaataagatatccttatgacatcataaagaaagccaaatttccatgacctatttttgctcacacctacaaagtggcaatgctaacattttcacgatatgacccctttaacatgtaaatcactcactCTTGTCGTCTCTTCTGTGTCTGTTGTGAATGCGCAGTAATGCTTATGTCCCAATTatttgttaaaggggtcatattatgagatttttttaaagatgtaaaataagtctttggtgtccccagagtgtgtatttGAAGTTTAAGCCCCAAACACCCCACaggtaatttattataacatgttaaaattgccagtTTGTAGGTGCAATGCTGTGGGAACCacacaagttgaaaaatctgaattttGGTGGATATTCGCGCCACATTAATCAATTACaggattacaggaagcgagcggagtagCAGCAGTAGCctctcccatgacgtgaatttccgtGTTCATTTCTCAAATGACTaaaatttcacgcgcgaatgaagcaagtaaactcaaaatgttcaagcgtccaactactaTTTCTCTGAAATATTCAACAATTTATTTGCAGTCAACAAGAAGATTGAGAGAGAGGTTGGTAACTTTGAAGCCAAGTATCGAGGGAGAGAGCTTCCGGGTTTCATCAATTACAAGACTTTTGAGAAGCTGGTCCGAGAACAGATACAAAAATTAGAGGAACCTGCAATAAAAACACTCAAGACCATCTCAGGTCAGTGCAAGTTTTCAAGTGAAAGTTTCCAGGTACAAATTTAAGAGATGGATAAAAGGTTACAAAAGAAACTTTTTAGTAagattgtgtttttgtttagaTGTGGTCAGAAAGAAATTTATCAAATTGGCCCAAAACAGCTTCATTGGATTTCCTAATCTTCTTAAAATAGCAAAGGTAGGATTGTTGACCTAATGCCAAATTATAGCGATACACAAAGTGCTcatattgatttattttcacTCCACGCTATTATCTTTTCTGAATTGAATAAAAGGGTTAATTAATTGATACTTAAATTGACAAACTTTTAGTCATGCTATTGGATCATAATACATATGTTCATCATTATATCACTGTAGTCTCAAAGGTTGTcttaaagttttaaaacacatcttCTGTTTGCATCCTAAGACTAAGATTGAAGCCATCAAGGAGGAGAAAGAATCGCTGGCTGAGTCCATGTTGAGGACTCAATTCAAGATGGAGCTTATTGTTTACAGCCAAGATGGCACATACAGTCAGAGCCTTCAACATACAAAGGAGAAAGTGGAGCAGGAGGAAGAGGAAGAAGATGAATATTTAGATCAAGATGCTTCCTTGAACGAGATGAAACTTCACATAGAGTCCTACTACTCTGTAAGGGAGCTAACGTGAGCTTTCGTATCTGTTTTAGACTTTCTGTTAAGACATCGTGATTTTAATTGGATTGGTCTGTGTTGTCTCACCAGATTGCAAGCAAGCGTCTAGCTGACCAGATCCCAATGGTGATCCGCTACCTGCTTCTCCAAGAGGCTGCGGTGGAGCTGCAGAGAAACATGTTGCAATTACTGCAAGAGAAGGATGCTGTAGATGATCTGCTTAAAGAGGACTACGACATCGGCCAGAAGCGGGAAAATTTACTTAACCGCAAAAAGCGTCTATTAAACGCACAACACCTCCTGATAACCTTcgtttaaagctcacgtaacacacgctgtttctgcatttctgatatcaatctggagtacctatagagtagtatgacatcctttatatctctgaagagtctttagtttaatcagatttataaaagaaagattagctttaccgaatctttccgataacgtacgaaaaaatgaagaaggaggagttataacacgggaggagcgagtacgagtcatgcaacactatacaaaaccattttaacttatgattcactacatgttcgtgtcatttatataatatacacgcgcctatttccaacataagacagaagtcttacttaccacgtgtaactcgtcatgacccggttctgaaaatccaccgcatcaaacacacacgcaaaactccgctgctaatccggataataaactatatccattgtttccataaggctggatgtcttctccttacatccaaaaacacacttcttgttgtgccattgttgacttttgaaattaaacaaagctgagtggcgtgataagctgttagcaagctctagcgtctcccgctgactgacggctgggcggggttttccgggggaagttttccggcggaagcccatataaagaagtgatacgtatcgaaaacccctgaaacgtcagttagaaccgtaatcgaaaaaaattagccgaaacttgtacgaaccctggcgaagtgcattcggtacagaaatactctgaaacatttttgacactttgcctacgtttagcatgaggaaacaactctataactgtgttaataagtcagaatgcttaaAATACCATTAACCCCCCCCTTTAATATATGTGATTGCAATATTTCAATGCGACACAATCATATATTGGTGGTGGAGAAACTTATCCTGAACATCTGAAATGCAAAAgtcatgttttttattatttaaaggggtcatttcacaagactttttggggtggtttcccagacagggattagcttaaaccaggactaggccttagtttaattaggaaatataactagttttaacaaacatgccttactaaaaacataacttttgtgcattttgaggcaaaacaaagggccctggtgtattttaagatgtctcagtgcaagttgttttcagttttgacagctctaacatttattttagtgtaggactagtctaatccctgtccgggaaaccgcccctttaagatgtaaaataaatctttgttgtccccagagtacatatgagAAGTATCTTAAAGTacctcaaaatatcatatagataatttattatagcatgtaaaaatagtcactttgtaggtgtgagcaacaATGtaccgttttgggtgtgtcctttataaTACACATGAGCTAAtctctgcacaaaatggcggtgCTGTGGTCGGATACTGTAGATTAATGGGCGGtataatccccttctgacatcacaaggggagccaaatgtcaattacctattttttcacatgcttgcatgAGAATTgttaaccaaaactaagttactgggttgagctttttctaggtttatagaagcacttggaacccaattatagcacttaaacatggataaagtcagattttcgtgaTATGTAAACATTCTGAAGTAACCCGCCTGCTGTTAACCTAATTTTAATGAATGTTGTATGAATGTTATAGTCTTTTGAAtgctatttatttataaagtattTATTGATATGCTTCATTTGTATTAAGGCAgctttaaacattaaacttacAAATTAACATAACATCTTGCAACCAGCCATAACACTCTGACAACTATTCTGTATATCTGATAGACTGTGTGCCCTTAAAAACCTTAAACCTCTAGTTAATAAAAAGTTTCTGGCCAACATAGTTTGTCttgaacaactttttatttGGTTAAGtttaaagttattattttttttagaatgcctaatatgcatttgtttttttcttctttttttaaaaaaaatgcagacaTTGCCTTATAAGGTAGCTTACTgagtgaaatgttttatttgttttacatCACTTCCTTACTGAAAGAAAGCCAGCCAAATAAATTAGGTTCACCAGAACTTTTCTTCTTATCTTTTACCGTAATGCTTCGTATGCGCGTATCTCAAACAATGCGAGCTGTTGAAATTGGATACTGGCACATTTACTATCGCAATGAATATATATCTCTTGATTTCAGTAATCACAATACCAAAACAAATTCACAGGACGAAGACCacatgaaaaaaaactttagtgtTTACCGTAAATTTTGTGAAACCTATGGATGAATCGAAACTGATCGTCGTTTTGGAAAATGAAACTTAACTCACATCCTCACTGGAATCCAGTTTAACAGCATCAGTCCGACCAGATTACATTTGAGTTGCGAATCGACAGCGATACTTCTTGTTGTTTAAAGATGGAGAAGAGTTACACACTAAGTCAACATTATGAGGAAAAAATTCGCCCTTGCATCGATATTATTGACAATTTGCGATCTTTGGGAGTGGAGAGGGATCTGGCGTTGCCTGCCATCGCCGTCATAGGAGATCAAAGCTCGGGGAAAAGCTCTGTTCTGGAGGCATTATCAGGTGTAGCTTTACCCAGGGGCAGCGGTAAGTCAGCATAATACATGTAGACTACTAGTATCCAAGATGTATACACGAACTTTGCGGCAAAGCTAATTTCcttacaaaattatatatatatatatatatatatatatatttgtatattgattactattagcaaaaacattaaaaccatgttataactgtagtaaaaccatggttaattttgtaAAGCATGTTTTACTGTATCCTATACCAGTGATGTTGCGGGCTTTGGGGTCCTTATATTGGTCAAAAGCCCCTGTAATCTTTTTGAGGAAACGTTTGAGTTTACAAATTTAacgatataatttttttctaatgtGTTTTCTTAGTACACAAATTCCTTATGTTTGAGATAGATAGCGCTTATTTTACGCTAGATTTATTCCGTTTAAAGCAGCAGCTTGAATGTGTGGAGTTGTTAAACAGAACAGTATCTGTTCCGGCCTGCAGGTGGCACTGTTGACATCACACAGTCATTGAACATCATTTCTCTtcaggtaaaaataaaacaattattccgccaaattaacaattttaatAACCTAAAATCTTAATACACAGCTCACAATGGCAATGTGTTCgtatgtgaaaataaaaataagtttaatCAATACAATTAAACCCTATGAGAAATCATATATGCAATTATTTAGAGTTATATGCTTTTGGAAATTGTACGAGCATTTTTTCAGGTTGAACTAGTCGACCAGAAtataaagaaatgcaaaatatcaggataaaaaaataaatagcaATGTAAGCTTGAGCTCAAATTggccaaattttctttttttgaggtTGCTTACTTTGCATGAgcacatagatatatacactagatgtcgccctggggttctaagcatgcgtcaaaaaccgccgccatcttggaacagggatcttgtcataggaagtagctaggtaaagcGGCTATCTCCACCTGTACCTCGAATTCATGGATGATGCCGGACTTTtctgctgcgtatggatgttaggcctactagcactatgcattatagttagaaaaagtagattatcataatatcaaaacttaaatttttattctggactcaatgccaaatacatgtctgactgttatAATAAActaaaagaaaaccaagaaaaccGCATTAGTTGATGATttatattgattttatttccgttacaccattgcctacaatggcGCTGATGCGGGGCTCCccgtttcaagatggcggctctatttgacggattcggtccaatgaattgccgtagccaaggcgacatctagtgtacatatctattgCTTGGGCACAGCATATGTTGGCCAGCTGCCGAGACTCGTATTGAGCCCCTCCTTCCGAGAATCGTCAGAAGAAACTCCAAAAAGCACATTTTAATGACATGATTTTCTTGTTGGTTTGCTTTTTGATTTTGCTTGCAGATAATAATACGTATCTTGTTTGAAACGGTTGTATGTTAAATGGCATGTTTTCTGCCAACCATCCATTGAGTCTCTTTTGTGATTGGCACAGGCATTGTCACAAGATGCCCACTTGAGCTCAAGATGATACGATCTAAGAATGAAGAATGGCAAGGAAAAATCAGCTACCAAGGCTATGAAGGAGATATTGATGACCCAGCACTTGTAGAGAAAGAGATTCGTAAAGGTGGAAGTTTCCTCTTATTTCTTAGTATCTCTAAAGTTGTCTTTAAAAAGTGCGAAGGATTGACagatttttgtaattgtttgtaGCCCAGGATGAGATAGCTGGATCAGGGCTTGGTATAAGTGATGATCTCATCAGTCTGCAGATCAAATCTCCCAATGTTCCTGATCTCACACTCATTGACCTGCCTGGGATCGCACGCGTGGCAGTCAAGGGTCAACCTGAAAACATTGGAGAGCAGGTAAATTTAACCAAGGCTTGTTTCATCCattgtataatatttttcatgCTGTTCTATCACAAGTTGTTTTTCTCAGTTATGGCTCATTAAAGCAGCACAGCATGATATGTAAAACATTAATCCTATGCATTTCTTATAGATCAAAAGATTGATCAGGAAGTTTGTTACAAAGCAAGAAACAATCAACTTAGTTGTGGTGCCATGTAATGTCGACATCGCGACCACAGAAGCGTTACAGATAGCTCAGAATGAAGATCCTGCAGGCGAGAGGACTTTAGGtgcgtaatgcattttatgcaATTGTAGAACCAGAGCTTATCATGTTTATTCTGTATAGTTTGCCAAACTGTATGCATTTTAACAAAGCCAGACCTGGTAGATAATCCTGCTGCCATGTATACTCTGATTGCATTGTATATAGGCATCTTAACAAAGCCAGACTTGGTGGATAAAGGCACTGAAGAGACCGTGATCGACATTGTGCACAATGAGGTCATTCATCTCACTAAAGGCTACATGATCGTCAGGTGCCGAGGTCAGAAAGAGATTTTGGACGAGGTCACGCTCGGTGAAGCCACAGAAACAGAGAAGGCCTTCTTTAAAGACCATCCCCATTTCAGGtgaataaaacaacattttccactctgcaggacagtgacACGAAAACATCTGCACTTGGAAAGTATTAAATAGATCTCAAATCGGCAACCTTCAGGTTACAAGCCCGACTCTAACCATTAGAGAGTCATTGAACATGTAAATATACTGTTTTTGTTGCATTTTCACGGCTAAAACTAGATGTCCTTCCTTACGTAGTCAATCTAGTTTGGGCCGCCAatgtagtaaaaaaaaacataaatacattACCTTTAGTCACAGAGACAGCAGACGAGTCCAGGCCAAATCCGCACCGGAGCTTCCGACCTCGGCACTGATCCGGTGTGAACCCGGCCCAAAGTCCACGATCCCATATAATTTAATCATAATCAATGCACCAATTTTTGCATGGGGTTAATTTTCTATAGCACTATTTGTATTGTATAGTGATGGCACATGATTTAAACTCATGATCATGTGGCAGATGCAACTGGTCTTTACTTTGCAAAACTGTAATACATTTGCAACATTTTGTCCAATTTTAACAATAATTTACGGTTTCTTAATGTATGTGGGGTTTGTTACAGCATTCTGTATAATGAAGGTGTTGCAACTATTCCCAAGCTGGCTGAGAAACTAACAATTGAGTTAGTTCATCACATTGaggtaaaatattaataaaagacTGACAGTATTTTTTTGTCTCATTATAAACATAGCTTATTCTCCTATGTAATTCATTCCATATCAgaacatgtattttttacagttgaTTTCTATGATTTCTTTACACCTTATTTTCTTATGTCTCTACTGTTGTTCCTGagtgtatttatttttgtcaagctgctttgcaacaatgcaaaaaCTACTGAATAAATTTGAATTTATGTAGAAATCCATGCCTCGGTTAGAGGAGCAAATCGAGGCAAAGCTAGCCGAGACACAGAAGGAACTGGAGGCGTACGGTACTGGACCACCATCAGAACCTGCGGAAAGATTTCGCTTTCTTATTGATGTATGTTTTATCACAGTGTATCAATGTCtaaatattaaagagatatttaaacataaaaaaactgatATTTTTCACATCTCATCCCTAAATTCAGAAAGTTACAGCTTTTATTCAAGATACGTTTAACTTGGCAACTGGGGAGGAGGTTAAATGTAATTCAGAGCTCATCATTTTTCAAGAGCTTCGGGATGAATTTGCACGATGGAAGTTGCTCTTGGATCGTTCAGGAGATAACTGTGAGTAAATataagtaataaaaaaaaaatgataaacatGTCTTGCTGGGCTATGACAGTCTGGTAAAGGaaagataaaaatgtaaatataatataaacattCTGTTATCAAAAGAATGCTGTTACCAAAATTATACAGTTTACCCCATATGTATATTTGAATTGTATTGTATATATTGAATTTATTTATCTGCAAATATTCAAAATTTCTCTGCAGTCAACAGGAAGATTGAGAGAGAGGTTGATAACTTTGAAGCCAAGTATCGAGGGAGAGAGCTTCCGGGTTTCATCAATTACAAGACTTTTGAGAAGCTGGTCAGAGAACAGATCAAGACATTAGAGGAACCtgcattaaaaacactcaagacCATCTCAGGTCTGTGAATTTTAATTTGCTTAGCAAACTAtcactttaaagaaattaaCATCAGGTTTTCCGGGTACGTAAGAAGTTACTGGAAAATCATTAAGCTTATAGCTGAACAAAAGaaacattacaaacaaaattttaactttgtatttgtttacataGATGTGGTTAGAAAGAAATTCGTCCAAATGGCCAATTGCAGCTTCATCGGATACCCCAATCTTCTTAAAATCGCAAAGGTGGGTTTTGATGTTATGGCCAAAGATAATGGAAACACACAAATCCAAAGTGTTCCTATTGTTATTTTAATTTCATATTTACTTTCAAGTCGATTTTTTTTAAGGGTTACAAAAGTAAGTAACATTTACTAATGACTTTAATAAAGTTATCATTAAAGGGTGAATGGCCCTTTAGTCAGTGTCCACACCACCAGACAGTAACTAGGCTACTTTATAGTAAATATAGTGAGCCGCAAATATATTCACGCAAATCATTTACCTTTAATGGTATTTACTAATGTTGTAGATTTCTATcaataaaaacaatgcaattATTTACATGTCATTGAATATGTGAATATGtcgttcttgttgcatttacacggCTAAAACTAGATTTCGTCAAtgtagtaaaaaaaacattacgtATAGTCACaaagacagcagacgactccatGCCAAATCTGCACCGGAGCTGCTGACCTTGGCGCAGATCTGGTGTGAATCTGGCCCAAAGTCGTCTGCTGTCACTGCAACAATGCTGGATATATACCCGAGGTCATTTTAAGTTACACTTCAAGCAAGCCTGATATAGTTTTTAATTCTCTCAACTCATTCATAACATTCACCACTCATTTCAAAGACAAAACCAGTTTTCAGATTCGTTTAATCATCTTGGAAAAAAGGATTTGTTTTATCATACAGAACAATACAATATGTTTTGATTACACACCTACAGACAACTATTTATTTTACAGTTAGTATTGCTCATATACATGAAAACTTGATACAACAGTCaggtttattttttgcagttgaTACTGCTAATCTACATGTATCGTGTAATAAAACCTTTCatcctatatatatatagttgaAAATATAAGtgttagggctgggcaaaaaaaaaaaagattttttgattaatcgtttttttatgtggtcgattcaaaatcgattctcaaagagcagaatcgattttttcgTTCATATTTATTTGTGAAAACATTGAACGTAACATTAACGTTAAagtttagatttcgcaagcaagacgacaATGATAGTGTTGTGgtctttaatttctttttattaattacccactgctggtcacagtttttttattaatatagtatttgtattaaagctatattcattgagttgaaccGAGAATCAAGAATAAAAACCGACCCGAGAACTGgaatcgaaatcgaattgaCGTCATAGCTTGTCAATCAAAATCGAATCGacctggaacatctgaatcaatacccagccctaataagTGTTTAACAACAAATCTTTTGTGTTCAAAGACTAAGATTGAAGCCATCAAGCAGGAGAAAGAATCTCTGGCCGAGTCCATGTTGAGGACTCAATTCAAGATGGAGCTTATTGTTTACAGTCAAGATGGCACATACAGTCAAAGCCTTCAGCATACAAAGAAGAAAgtagaggaggaggaggaggaagaggaaatTGCACAACGTAACACTAAATTGAAATCTAACCCTATCGCTACACCTACATTTTTTGGAAACGCATTAGTTACTACTGACAGTCATGCCACCTTGCGCGAGATGAAACTGCACATTCAGTCCTACTACTCGGTAAGTGTGCTCGCTTGAGCTTTCTGTCCAATCTTCTGTAGCTGTGAACTGGATGTCTGTGAAGCTGTGTTATCTTATCTCACCAGATTGCAAGCAAGCGTCTAGCTGACCAGATCCCAATGGTGATCCGCTACCTGCTTCTCCAAGAGGCTGCGGTGGAGCTGCAGAGAAACATGTTGCAATTCCTGCAACAGAAGGATGCTGTTGATGATCTGCTTAAGGAGGACTACGATGTCGGCCAGAAGCGGGAAAATTTACTTAGTCGCCAAAGACGTTTATTAAAGGCGCGACACCTGCTGATTACCTTCGGTTAATGTATATTGCAATATTTTAATGCGCACAATCATATAATAGTGCTGGAGAAAAATGTCACAGCATGGGTAAACAGTTGCTTTATTTCATAGACATTAAATCGTAAAAATTCTattgttgttttaaaaacatttacattgcaatacttttttttattttccggAATGCACTttgacacatttattttgtacgaATGCTGcattaaataataaactttctCCAAATTTACATcttttcataaaaattattGGTAGGCCTTTTTTGGGATCTGGTAGAAGGAACTGCCTTAAAAGTCTTTTTAGCATTTTATacaatatttatgcatttactaTTTTGCTATAATGGCTAAGGTGCGCTGGCAAAATCTTCTCTTTTGGGCAGTGAGgattttaaagctcacataacacatgcCGTTTCTGCTTATCTCAAGATATTACCTATACTATTACAGTCTTCATATATAAAAAGACCTTTATCAAATTTATAAGAAAGAATCTGTACAGTTGATCTTTCCGAAAAAGGCAGAGCTCATGGAGGCGTACCCCCAACCTAACAAATGTCACACTGAAAACAGAAAACTCAGATTCAAAATGATACCACAGCTTTCATTTATTATTGACTTAATAACCTACATTGTATTTTTGTCACAACTGCACCACATTTCTTCTTTAAAGACAAACTAAACTATAGCTAAATGATTGAAGGGTGTCAGTGTGGTACATTTGGTTGAATCTGCATTGAACAGTAATATAGATGATgctaatttttctttttttctagaTTTCACCTTACACAGAAaggcattatttttttaaccacaGTCTTTAAAACAGTGGCTAGAATAAAAAGCTGCTGTATAGCATAAACATTCAttacatatatacatttgtacagaGTTCATCAAACAAAGAGACAAAAAGACACAAATCTCTGCCAAACGGAAAGCTACTGTAACCAGCACTTCTACTGATCTGTGTGGGATTTAAGTTTCCTCTCCCAAAGTTTTTGATGGTCGGAGAATCCCTGTTTTCCTTTGTTGAAGGAATTGGGTCCAGCTGATGTTGGCGTCTCCCTGAAAAACAAGACTTGTCAAGACACGTTCTCTTTTATACATACCAATGCTATACACACCAGTCAGCACAGATGATTATAATTATCAATGTGAGCCAAAAACAGGCGTGAAACCTTAAAGTCCCGCTGGGGtaaaaagtttttgttgtttatatgtctatgtgatgttttttttaatatgctttaagacaTGGTCAAATTCagcatttaaaggcagggtgcatgaaaACAATCTGGAAAAGGGAGTCGCAACaaaacacttgtagccaatcagcagtaaggtctATTAactgacatcattgcctgggttgcgtatgtgtggggcgcgTCTTAAAACAAGGTCCAGATTCcgttggggtaggggcgtgtttgtttaggtaatttcaaatgtcatcattggctttcagagatcattaGCACTATTGCTAagtattttctccataaaacTGGAGTTTTCCAAAGATGGTCTCATTCCTGCTGCTTAAAATCCCTTGGTTTCATGTGTCACAAACATAattcatatctatggtctgagctgTGCGACTGAGAGGAGGCAat
This region includes:
- the LOC129445028 gene encoding interferon-induced GTP-binding protein MxA, coding for MEKVTAFTQDTLNLANGEEVKCNSELIIFQELRDEFARWKLLLESSGVKFNKKIEREVGNFEAKYRGRELPGFINYKTFEKLVREQIQKLEEPAIKTLKTISDVVRKKFIKLAQNSFIGFPNLLKIAKTKIEAIKEEKESLAESMLRTQFKMELIVYSQDGTYSQSLQHTKEKVEQEEEEEDEYLDQDASLNEMKLHIESYYSIASKRLADQIPMVIRYLLLQEAAVELQRNMLQLLQEKDAVDDLLKEDYDIGQKRENLLNRKKRLLNAQHLLITFV
- the mxa gene encoding interferon-induced GTP-binding protein MxA encodes the protein MEKSYTLSQHYEEKIRPCIDIIDNLRSLGVERDLALPAIAVIGDQSSGKSSVLEALSGVALPRGSGIVTRCPLELKMIRSKNEEWQGKISYQGYEGDIDDPALVEKEIRKAQDEIAGSGLGISDDLISLQIKSPNVPDLTLIDLPGIARVAVKGQPENIGEQIKRLIRKFVTKQETINLVVVPCNVDIATTEALQIAQNEDPAGERTLGILTKPDLVDKGTEETVIDIVHNEVIHLTKGYMIVRCRGQKEILDEVTLGEATETEKAFFKDHPHFSILYNEGVATIPKLAEKLTIELVHHIEKSMPRLEEQIEAKLAETQKELEAYGTGPPSEPAERFRFLIDKVTAFIQDTFNLATGEEVKCNSELIIFQELRDEFARWKLLLDRSGDNFNRKIEREVDNFEAKYRGRELPGFINYKTFEKLVREQIKTLEEPALKTLKTISDVVRKKFVQMANCSFIGYPNLLKIAKTKIEAIKQEKESLAESMLRTQFKMELIVYSQDGTYSQSLQHTKKKVEEEEEEEEIAQRNTKLKSNPIATPTFFGNALVTTDSHATLREMKLHIQSYYSIASKRLADQIPMVIRYLLLQEAAVELQRNMLQFLQQKDAVDDLLKEDYDVGQKRENLLSRQRRLLKARHLLITFG